The DNA window GGGGATTCTCCTTGTCAAAGCATCAACAAGTACAGTATTTCTTCCTCCTACCTATAAAATAaaggaatataaatatactaaaaCGTAAAGGTAGAAAACTATACCATCAGGCAAGAAGAATTGGTGGAACAGTTCCGAACCTTAACATTGATTTTAAGGGCAACATTTGCTAAATATTGTTTGCTCATCTTAAAAACATGTTTCGTAAGACAGCATTGCGAGACCAATCCAAGATCAGTCTCACATATTCGTTTGAGATCACCTGGGGAATGAGAATAGTAttaatatagatttttaatcaGATAGCCCTCAAGTGTTGTTTAGATGTAAAAAAAGACATACCATAAAGAGAACCATTATTGTCAGGCAATATTGCAATCAGCAGGTCAAGCTCCCCGCCCTGTGCTCTCAGTATATTCATGGCGTCTTGATAACGTGCTTTCAGTGCTCTTTCTACATGCTCAGGTCTCGCAGTTACTGGAGGAAGCACAGGATCAACTGAAAAGTCCTACAAAGAGAGAATACGTAGCATGCGAGGCAATGTTATGTTTCAATACAACAAAGAGTCAAATAGTAACACTGAGAGACGTCTGGAGGCGCCGTTAGAAGCCAGAACGACTTACCATCCCAGATATTTGGCACATAATAGCAAGCTCACGACAGAAACTCCTGGCAGCATTATCTTGGGCATGCCGAGAAAAATTGATGCACATCCAGTTGTTAACTCTGCCACCATTGACCATTTTCTGCAACAAGCACATTACCAAGAAAACTAATAGTTAcaattgtacaaatttttgttGGAGATATCGTGAAAAATGGATCACTGCAACAGTTATTGAAGAACAGAAGAAAACCAAGTTTTGgattgcaaaagaaaattgatAACCTACTTTATACAGTTTTTAGGGGATACTTTATGTAGGCATGTTTTCCAATAAAACATTTCTAAAATCATACCTTATTCATCATATTCCATTGGCCAATTCTTGGCAAGACATCCTTCTCTCTGCCACTGTCGTGGTACTTAAGCTGTAAAGAATAATAGTCAAATATTCTGGCATAGCATacaaaaagaaataagaaTATGAAATATTGAAATGCCATGTCTTGATCATTGATCTTACCCAGGGGGGAGGTAGAACACGAGCTTCAACAGAAGCAAGGCGCTCATCAATCCTAATACCAAACTCCTGTGCATATGGATCCTGATGGTATGCATTGTGATGCACGGTCTGGTCATAAAAAACaagcaataaaattatatgacTTACAAGTCAGGCCCTGCTATTCAAATAGGGACACTGATTAATGATTATATGTGCAAGCAACAGAAATAGACAGCAACCTACGCCTGGAATGTATTTAAGCATAGCAATCGACATGAACCAAGCcaccataatataatatgtaaaaACATATAGAAACAGTTTAAATCCATAATAAGACAAGGACTTGGCCATAGATACAATAACAAGGCATTTGATTGGATATTGGTGTAAGAGTTAAAAGTATATGTTCAAGAGTTCAGAACCACAAAAGATTGAAAAACGAAAACCACAAACCTTTACAACACAGGGTTTGGTAATACATAAGGCAAGACAAACTCTAGATACAATAACAAGTGTTTATCTGTATTCAAATACTCACTACAAACTCCAAAGAGGGTAGATAAATGATTTTCATGCTATTGGAAGACTTTGCAAGCATGGTCTAAGCCCTAAAATGTGTGActtcataagaaaaatagaacatcAAGGACTGAAACAATGATATCAAGTTATCCACACAAATTTATAGTGAAACAATGTTATAGAGCAGTTGGATATAATCTGCCCATTAAATGCAGCCATAATTACCTGCAAAATGTCCAGCTCACGCTCTTGAGGGCGCTGGCAGGTCACTTTAAGAAGAGCAGTTATCTGCTTCTCATTTAGTCTTTTTGAGTAACGCTGTCCCTCAACTATCTTACAGACCTGGAATTTAAGAGTATTATGAAACGATTTCTGATATCAAAAGGTGCCTATAGCATTTCTGATCTTGCTTGAGTGTTGAACACGTTAGAAAAAGAGGCTTCATACAGATGTCATTTCAGGACACTAACCTCCATTGGTAGATAATTTGGCCTTTGCTGATTGCCCACTTGCAAGCAAGGTAAAGTGGTGTGCTTAATGTTGAAGCCATATGTCTCCAGGAAGTATTGCACCACTGTCTTCACAGTACCATGACTATCAATGGGGAAGCTATATGGCACAAACAAAGCAAGTGATATCATTGTATTATGCAATGAGAAAAACATTTGGAACCAACTAATAGAGATATGAGAAAGCAGACTACGTACGACAACTCTCGCGTTGCTTGCGAGGTAAGGCTAGAAATGCGATACTTCCTGCGCATATTGCCTCTATGTGTCACCTCAACCTTTACACCTCTTAGGGCCTTCTTGATCTGGCCAATAGGAAAAGTAAGGAAGCTTGTGGAGTGAATACAGTGAGCGCAAATATACATATGAAGTGTTGTGTGCTAAAATAGCACGTGGGAACATTATAAACAATGATGACCATGATACCGGTCAATAGGATAACCTAACCTTCACACGATCAGCATCAGATATAGGTCTAGCTGAGATGTCTCTGTTCAAAAGCTGTGCAACAAAATCAATCACAGGTAGGGGCTCGATGAATGCTGTAGATGACATATCTGCAGGACAAATATCAGGTTACCACCATATGCAAGATAAGAGACACAGTTTGATGATATTTACCGGTATATGATCCACATATTAGGAATAGAATGAAGAATGAACACACATCTATACAATTATCACCTGTAACCAGTGACagataaatatttgaataaggCATCTTAGATTCAAGGTTTCCAAATACAAGTGACTCCTAACATTGGATGCAATTGTACCATAATATTGAACTATggtatttaaatttgtaagcTTCAATACAATAATTATAACGATGCCATCTGTTCCCGAAATTTATGTAGATAACTTTTTCATTATGTCAACTAATCAACCTACAACTGAAAGTGGTACTAGGGAAAGTGAAATATTAGAAAAGATAACAGTTAAAAATTCCATGTAACATAGAAATCTTCTAAGTTATTGTTTCAAAGAAGAAAATGGTATTGGTCAATAGTCAATCAAATAGATCATTGAACACAAACATAAATGTACATGTAAGTCtggaaagttaaaaaaaaaggcaaaatagTAGCCATTCTAAATTACAAGGAATATTGTTCTTCGAGTAGTAATATGAAACATGAAGCCAAGGAATTGGGATCTCACCAATATTCAGTGAAAGTCCCATCTGTGTGGGTCGTACACTTTGGTAAAAACCACGCCAACTTTCCAAGCCCTCACCGAGCTGTTGGCGCCTCCCTAAGTTAGGCGAATAGAATGACCTTGCAACTGGGGAATACCTACGtgcagaaaatataaaaatactcaAAACCATGCTAAAAATGGTAATTATATAGCAGCAAATGGCATGGAAAATTTACCTTGCAGTGGGCAATTCACGTAGAACAATGTCAAGAACTTGAAGAGCTTCTTGAGGAGCATCTGCTTGCCTCCCAGATAAAAACATGGTTAAGTGGTGGAGATCAGCACGCGCAGCAAATTTGATCACAACCCTAAATTGTCTTTCACGCCTGACAACAAGCAGATGAATCATTACAACATGAATTTACCAAGTTGTTGATATGTCAAAAGGGTACCTCTGTGTGCCTTGCCCAACACCAGGGCTCTCTTCCTCATCCTGCAGAATAACGTCAAAGGTCCTAGAAGTAAATGGTAATGGACCAGCTGTGTATAAGCTCTTCCTTCCATCATAAACAGGAAGACGCCCACCCAAGTGAGACTGCCTATACTGTGTTACAATTTCTCCAATGACAGCACGATTGACACCACGTGAAGGAACCTCGGGAGTTATAGACACCTGATAGCATGTTAAATGAAAGCTCATGAAAACAACAGAAGTTATCAAGATTCAAATGTATACCAAAGCCACACAGTAAATAAGATCTTACATCATACTGGTGAAGGTCTTTGTCAGGAAGTTCAGCAAAGAAATGGTTTGCTTTAACGATGCACCTATCACCAAATGTACCCTTGCCAGGGCGCAATGGGAATCTAACGGATTTGCTCGATGGTGGTGCTGGTTGAATGGCTTGGCTAGTGGAGCTTTGACCCTGGATAGCAAGTTCTTGAAACTGTAGTTGGACATCTTCGGTGCTGACCTCATCAGGCAGCGAAGATGGGCCAGTTCTTGCTGGTGACGGTGTAACCACCGCAGCTTGGAACTGGACTTGTGAGGCTTGGTGCAGCTCGGGAACTGTTCTTGATGGACTGGCAGGAACTCCACGTCCACCACTGCCACTCCTGTTTTGTGGCATTCCTCCATGCCGTTGGCCACCATGGCCATAGTACTCATGTGCTTGATATTCAACTGGATTACCACCTGGTTGTTGTCGTGTTGGACCTCCACGACCCTGGTAACGTCCACCACGTCCCAGGTGTTGACCACTACCACGACCGGTGTGTTGAGAAAATTGAGGATTAGCAGGTTGCCAACCACCACCTCCATGCTGTTGAGCTCTCTCCGGTCGCTGTGCTGGACCCCTTCCAGGGGCTCCAGTGGTTTGTTGAGTTCCAGAACTTTCCCCAGCATCAGGGGGTTCAGTTCTTCTCTTTCTCATCATAGGTAAAGCTGCAATGCAGGtgcatttataaatttagtatGAGTATTATAAGCTAATGCAAATCTAAATCACGGTAGAGTTCCACGGGGTATAAAATagcaaatactgaaaaatataaaaatccatCAGTGCCATACAATCAAAGATGCTACATCTGCCATACTGTATGACCCAAATTACAATCTTTGCCAACATGTTGAACAAGATTTGTGCATAATAGGTGACATGGGAATTTGAAAATGAAATGTAAGGTTGATGCAGGTAAGTAGAACTTTGGTAGTGCTTCTGTTGAAAAGAAAGATACCACATTCAAAGTTTAGCCTGATACTGTGATACATCTTCCGATCATCGTCGTACGTACTATGCTTACCATAAGTATTGCATATGTGACAGGGTTATttgtatctaaataaataatagatcTTGTATTAAAGACACATAACTGAAGTAACAGCACAGAACAATATCGCACCATCTATTCCGTAACAAATAACTAGAGGGCACAGATCAACCCAAACACCATTCCCTAAGTTCAACGCGGCTTACCAACCTTACAAATCGAGACGGGTGGCTGGAAAGGGATCACCCGGTTAGGAACGATTGGGTGAACCGGACCGAGGAGCTCCGCTCCCCTTCGTCGTCACCGCCCCGGCGCAAAGCACCGCAGCCGCCAGGCGGTACGGACGCCCTACTGCCCTAGGCAGCCCcgaccgcgcccgcgcgcaGCCACGCGGCGCGAGGCCGATGTGGGGTagtcgggcggcggcggcggcgagcgaggagGGCAAGCACGTCGCGGAGCggacggaggaggcggcggcggtgcaggggcggcgagggcgcgtgCGCGTGCGCGTGCACGGCCAGGTTGGGGGCTAGGGGCAAGGGGAGAGGGCGGTAGAATCACGGGGATGACGACGAGGTAGTTTTCCGGGGGGCCTCGTGGGCTGCGTAGTGGAGACATTTTCtatctttctgtttttttttcttgttttcctttgtaTTCTTAAGAGcaatgctaataatatagtcaacaaaattattataagattttttatagtcaGATCTTAGCTCAcctatataatagttagcttttcatcattaatgtaggatccacatgtcattctcacagagtttcttggttcttgtacccgagctagctataagcttaCAGTTTGCTTACACTATCTCTCATCCCCTCTCTCATCtatataagcatttagccagcttataatatgctattatacttgctctaaggatCTCTTTGAAACTTATCGGGTGAATTATctacttatttttttgttaaaataacttttataaattgaaAGTTTTTCAGTTGTATTAGACAGATTTAAACTACAGCTAAAAGTTTCGGTAGCGTGTGTGTGAACTCCATCTCTGATTGAATCCATGCGTCATCCGCGCAAGTTTGCTAATAAGCTACACGGATTATAAACAAGAAGAAAATCCATTCTTAAGACTTATCCCTTATATTGTTCACTTGTATATCCTTGTATCCTTGTAGTTTGAAATAAACATATGATTCTTtgttaatgtaaaattttgaaattgctACTTGTTGACAAGCAAAGAAACGATTCCTGACGTGTGTTTGTTTGAgcctaataaaattttgatgtagTTTCGATAGCATAatgttatgaaaatatttttaaaaaatcttagaTAACGCAACAACTAAAGTCTAAGCTAGGGGCATGGTAGTAACGAGCCACAAGTAATAAAACTAAGAGTATCTTCAAtaaatgtctaaaaatataGCCCCAAAAATCTTGGATTGGGATCATCCCAAAAGAGTTTAGCCTTCAAAACATGTCCCAACTCCCTTAAAATtggtttctaaaaatattttagttcgcacatatgaaaataaatagatgATAGCCAACTGTTATATTCAACGTGAAATATAATGGAATGGACAACCATTCCAACTAGCCAACATGATAATGAATCAACTAATTAGTCCTgatggagggggagggggcaaCGGGTGGCAGATGGAtggggagggggcggcgggcggcagatggagggggaggaggaggcgccagCAGCCATCGGATCGAGGGAGCATCGCCAGTAGCCGACGATGGGTGGAAGGGGAGGGGCGGCAGATGGAGGGGGAAATGGTGATAGTGGATCTGTTCTCGCAcgccaacaaaaaaaaaatggtggcaCTGAAAAAATAGCACTAAACGTAGGATTGGTAACCCAGAAGAAGGCCAAAATTTGGGTCAAACACTATTGATGTTTGGAGGTGCTAAAAGTTTGGGACTATTTTTGGACATCTGTTGGAGTGTGTTTTTATACTTTGatgctaatatttaatttttgggaATCATATTAGCCtcttgttggagatgctctaatgaTGCGTTCGTCTATGGGCGAGGAGAGCGAAACTTTTCTCGTTTCCCGTTAACATGTTTACCGAATAGTTAAATTGTgtgctttaaaaaatacaaaaattttgcTTAAAATCATTGATCCTTTTTAactaagaaataattaatagttaattagtaATAGGCTAATACATTATCTCGTTTTACGTATCCTGCTTAGTTCACGAAAGAAATTTTTTAGGTCTCGTGTCggacgtttgaccagatgttggaagaggttttcggacacaaataaaaaacgaattttacagcTCGTCTGTAAACCacaagatgaatcttttgagcctaattaattcgacgttagcacatgtgggtactgtagtacttatagctaatcatgtactaattaggcttaaaagatttatctcacgatttttcctaactgtgcaattagtttttattgtttaatgctctatttagatgtccaaagattcgatctgatgtttttggaaaaactttttgaaactaaacaagccctatCCATGTACTTCTATTGTGTACTTGtacttgttttttaaaataaaaggtgaAAGTTATACCACagtggtatatatataacaagtaTTTTAtcgaaaaaacatagaaaaatatagtacttcATCCATAATAATTCATATCATTATAGACAAAACGATATTCAGTGTCTATCTTTGATTATAAGtttctattataataaataaaaacaaaattttgttttattaaataactttttaaaaactaaccTATAACTATTGTGCTAGTGCTTTCAAACAAAATGTTTCTAAAAGCTACTgatatttaaagtttgaaaacTTTAACTTCATACTTATCTAAAACCGACAAGAACTATGAAAACActatcaaacaaaatataggTTACAAAAGTTCGACTAATATATGTGTCAACAGCCAGAGGGCTAGCGGCAACCTAGACTCACCAATGCAGAGCCAAACCACTGAGGGCATAAATAATGCAAGGTTCTTATATAAGTGGTCTCAGTTGCCACGTGTCTACcatgtaaaataaaactacTCGTCTCAATAACTGTTTCACACAGCGTAAGATGGTTTTAATGGTGGCTTTAACTTTTTAAGTCAGCCCCTAACATTTTATATCTTAGTACTCGTGTTTTTAATTCTCAGATGAGCCAAATATTTTACGTTGTGcatctaaaaaattagaaaaaagaataaactGAGTGCTCTCTCTCCTACCTCTACCCTACCCTTTGGCCCCTCGTCCCTTCCACCGACAAACAAGAAAGAACGCCGCCAATCgccatcttcctcctcgtcggaCTAGCATCGTGGCAACTCGAATTGACGCCGGTGCTTGGGCGGTGCAATTCACGCATGCTGCGGCCGGTGGCCGTTGCTACTTCGACCATGACAACATCGATCCGGCGGTGCTCGGGACGGCACGTTGTTGCTTCAACCTTGGCGATGATAGCGTCCATCGATCCGATAGAACTTAAGCTCGGGGCATGTCCTTGCTCAATGCGGCCTTGGAGTCATGGGATGGCTTGTGTGCCGCGTCCTCATGCCACGGTGCCGCCAAGGCTATCGCATCCTATGCGGGGTACGAAGAGCTTGGCGAGGGTACAGCCTAGATTGAGGTGGAGGCTGAACCATGCCTTTTCTCCTATGTGAATGGATAAAACTACTCACACCAGCCTAATACACTGTGTATGGCCCAAGATCTCAAAATGTGTCGTGTGGAGCACACCTGTAACGTCACCCACCCCACAACGTACCTGGTGCGGCACCCTGACCAGCCCCGCCGGGGCCCACCTTCAGTCGGTCGCTTCGCTTCCGTGAAGCAAGATCGCGCGGGCCCCGCCAAGTCTCCATGGTTGTTTCAGTTTGTAGATGGATTAGAAACCAAACAATGTTTGTTCTTGTTGGATTATCTGCAAATCGCAAGTCAAATTTATGTTCCTAATGGAAGTTTGAAGCCTTGCTGTTCGTCTGTCAAATTCGTTCTCCTTTTGCATAGATGTCCGGCCGAGCGACGCAGCATGTCGTCGACACCCCCGGCGCGACCCGCGCAGCCAATTGACGGCAGCAGAAGGATGAGCTAGCAATCATTTATCCCTAACTCTGATCCTCTCAATCACCTAATTTGGCCACATCTTGGCGGACGTAAAAAATCAAGATCATAGAACGACAAAAGAAGAGACTGTATCTACCAGGGACAGGGAAACAGGATGGAAATTGGAAAGCAACTGCTTTTGTTACAAACATGCGATCCATTTGTGCCCAAAGCTGACCTAATTTTTAGTTTCACTGAACGTCAgaaagaccaaaaaaaaaaaatcacgagcTACTA is part of the Oryza brachyantha chromosome 2, ObraRS2, whole genome shotgun sequence genome and encodes:
- the LOC102707555 gene encoding protein argonaute 1A-like isoform X1, with amino-acid sequence MAFQLDNGYYSHQALPMMRKRRTEPPDAGESSGTQQTTGAPGRGPAQRPERAQQHGGGGWQPANPQFSQHTGRGSGQHLGRGGRYQGRGGPTRQQPGGNPVEYQAHEYYGHGGQRHGGMPQNRSGSGGRGVPASPSRTVPELHQASQVQFQAAVVTPSPARTGPSSLPDEVSTEDVQLQFQELAIQGQSSTSQAIQPAPPSSKSVRFPLRPGKGTFGDRCIVKANHFFAELPDKDLHQYDVSITPEVPSRGVNRAVIGEIVTQYRQSHLGGRLPVYDGRKSLYTAGPLPFTSRTFDVILQDEEESPGVGQGTQRRERQFRVVIKFAARADLHHLTMFLSGRQADAPQEALQVLDIVLRELPTARYSPVARSFYSPNLGRRQQLGEGLESWRGFYQSVRPTQMGLSLNIGDNCIDVCSFFILFLICGSYTDMSSTAFIEPLPVIDFVAQLLNRDISARPISDADRVKIKKALRGVKVEVTHRGNMRRKYRISSLTSQATRELSFPIDSHGTVKTVVQYFLETYGFNIKHTTLPCLQVGNQQRPNYLPMEVCKIVEGQRYSKRLNEKQITALLKVTCQRPQERELDILQTVHHNAYHQDPYAQEFGIRIDERLASVEARVLPPPWLKYHDSGREKDVLPRIGQWNMMNKKMVNGGRVNNWMCINFSRHAQDNAARSFCRELAIMCQISGMDFSVDPVLPPVTARPEHVERALKARYQDAMNILRAQGGELDLLIAILPDNNGSLYGDLKRICETDLGLVSQCCLTKHVFKMSKQYLANVALKINVKVGGRNTVLVDALTRRIPLVSDRPTIIFGADVTHPHPGEDSSPSIAAVVASQDWPEVTKYAGLVSAQVHRQELIQDLFKVWKDPQRGTVSGGMIRELLISFKRATGQKPQRIIFYRDGVSEGQFYQVLFYELDAIRKACATLEADYQPPVTFVVVQKRHHTRLFANNHKDQRTVDRSGNILPGTVVDSKICHPTEFDFYLCSHAGIQGTSRPAHYHVLWDENKFTADGLQTLTNNLCYTYARCTRSVSIVPPAYYAHLAAFRARFYMEPDTSDSGSMASGAHTRGGGPPPGARGAKAAGNVAVRPLPDLKENVKRVMFYC
- the LOC102707555 gene encoding protein argonaute 1A-like isoform X3; protein product: MAFQLDNGYYSHQALPMMRKRRTEPPDAGESSGTQQTTGAPGRGPAQRPERAQQHGGGGWQPANPQFSQHTGRGSGQHLGRGGRYQGRGGPTRQQPGGNPVEYQAHEYYGHGGQRHGGMPQNRSGSGGRGVPASPSRTVPELHQASQVQFQAAVVTPSPARTGPSSLPDEVSTEDVQLQFQELAIQGQSSTSQAIQPAPPSSKSVRFPLRPGKGTFGDRCIVKANHFFAELPDKDLHQYDVSITPEVPSRGVNRAVIGEIVTQYRQSHLGGRLPVYDGRKSLYTAGPLPFTSRTFDVILQDEEESPGVGQGTQRRERQFRVVIKFAARADLHHLTMFLSGRQADAPQEALQVLDIVLRELPTARYSPVARSFYSPNLGRRQQLGEGLESWRGFYQSVRPTQMGLSLNIDMSSTAFIEPLPVIDFVAQLLNRDISARPISDADRVKIKKALRGVKVEVTHRGNMRRKYRISSLTSQATRELSFPIDSHGTVKTVVQYFLETYGFNIKHTTLPCLQVGNQQRPNYLPMEVCKIVEGQRYSKRLNEKQITALLKVTCQRPQERELDILQTVHHNAYHQDPYAQEFGIRIDERLASVEARVLPPPWLKYHDSGREKDVLPRIGQWNMMNKKMVNGGRVNNWMCINFSRHAQDNAARSFCRELAIMCQISGMDFSVDPVLPPVTARPEHVERALKARYQDAMNILRAQGGELDLLIAILPDNNGSLYGDLKRICETDLGLVSQCCLTKHVFKMSKQYLANVALKINVKVGGRNTVLVDALTRRIPLVSDRPTIIFGADVTHPHPGEDSSPSIAAVVASQDWPEVTKYAGLVSAQVHRQELIQDLFKVWKDPQRGTVSGGMIRELLISFKRATGQKPQRIIFYRDGVSEGQFYQVLFYELDAIRKACATLEADYQPPVTFVVVQKRHHTRLFANNHKDQRTVDRSGNILPGTVVDSKICHPTEFDFYLCSHAGIQGTSRPAHYHVLWDENKFTADGLQTLTNNLCYTYARCTRSVSIVPPAYYAHLAAFRARFYMEPDTSDSGSMASGAHTRGGGPPPGARGAKAAGNVAVRPLPDLKENVKRVMFYC
- the LOC102707555 gene encoding protein argonaute 1A-like isoform X2 — translated: MMRKRRTEPPDAGESSGTQQTTGAPGRGPAQRPERAQQHGGGGWQPANPQFSQHTGRGSGQHLGRGGRYQGRGGPTRQQPGGNPVEYQAHEYYGHGGQRHGGMPQNRSGSGGRGVPASPSRTVPELHQASQVQFQAAVVTPSPARTGPSSLPDEVSTEDVQLQFQELAIQGQSSTSQAIQPAPPSSKSVRFPLRPGKGTFGDRCIVKANHFFAELPDKDLHQYDVSITPEVPSRGVNRAVIGEIVTQYRQSHLGGRLPVYDGRKSLYTAGPLPFTSRTFDVILQDEEESPGVGQGTQRRERQFRVVIKFAARADLHHLTMFLSGRQADAPQEALQVLDIVLRELPTARYSPVARSFYSPNLGRRQQLGEGLESWRGFYQSVRPTQMGLSLNIGDNCIDVCSFFILFLICGSYTDMSSTAFIEPLPVIDFVAQLLNRDISARPISDADRVKIKKALRGVKVEVTHRGNMRRKYRISSLTSQATRELSFPIDSHGTVKTVVQYFLETYGFNIKHTTLPCLQVGNQQRPNYLPMEVCKIVEGQRYSKRLNEKQITALLKVTCQRPQERELDILQTVHHNAYHQDPYAQEFGIRIDERLASVEARVLPPPWLKYHDSGREKDVLPRIGQWNMMNKKMVNGGRVNNWMCINFSRHAQDNAARSFCRELAIMCQISGMDFSVDPVLPPVTARPEHVERALKARYQDAMNILRAQGGELDLLIAILPDNNGSLYGDLKRICETDLGLVSQCCLTKHVFKMSKQYLANVALKINVKVGGRNTVLVDALTRRIPLVSDRPTIIFGADVTHPHPGEDSSPSIAAVVASQDWPEVTKYAGLVSAQVHRQELIQDLFKVWKDPQRGTVSGGMIRELLISFKRATGQKPQRIIFYRDGVSEGQFYQVLFYELDAIRKACATLEADYQPPVTFVVVQKRHHTRLFANNHKDQRTVDRSGNILPGTVVDSKICHPTEFDFYLCSHAGIQGTSRPAHYHVLWDENKFTADGLQTLTNNLCYTYARCTRSVSIVPPAYYAHLAAFRARFYMEPDTSDSGSMASGAHTRGGGPPPGARGAKAAGNVAVRPLPDLKENVKRVMFYC